One Fundidesulfovibrio terrae genomic window carries:
- a CDS encoding DUF4881 domain-containing protein yields MKRISLLVAALALAFLFGCSDFGKVDQGRVVAYDKQSGKVTFIRDKKAEPLTPDYSGLPPVTYTLPANPEEMGPAPKAGLRMKLDTQKSQVVIYDPQAQAFKTIAFKIHDIQENVDKDHPLVFDKDSGKAKVFPMVDKAKKTITVYSGRQKLLVTFSVPDEYMSWPDSTWDAGDEVRVYYKEEGKALRFMNISKTDIFKK; encoded by the coding sequence ATGAAGCGCATATCCCTTCTCGTGGCCGCCCTGGCGCTGGCATTCCTCTTCGGGTGCAGCGACTTCGGCAAGGTGGACCAGGGCCGCGTGGTGGCCTACGACAAGCAGTCCGGCAAGGTGACGTTCATCCGGGACAAGAAGGCCGAGCCCTTGACCCCCGACTACTCGGGCCTGCCTCCCGTGACCTACACCCTCCCGGCCAACCCCGAAGAGATGGGTCCCGCCCCCAAAGCCGGGCTCAGGATGAAGCTCGACACCCAGAAGAGCCAGGTCGTGATCTACGATCCCCAGGCCCAGGCCTTCAAGACCATCGCCTTCAAGATCCACGACATCCAGGAGAACGTGGACAAGGACCACCCCCTGGTCTTCGACAAGGATTCCGGCAAGGCCAAGGTGTTCCCCATGGTGGACAAGGCCAAGAAGACCATCACCGTCTACTCGGGACGCCAGAAGCTGCTGGTGACCTTCAGCGTGCCCGACGAGTACATGTCCTGGCCCGACTCCACATGGGACGCCGGGGACGAGGTCCGGGTGTACTACAAGGAAGAGGGCAAGGCCCTGCGGTTCATGAACATCAGCAAGACCGACATCTTCAAGAAGTAA
- a CDS encoding sulfite exporter TauE/SafE family protein, with protein MEWLYILMPIAGVKIFWPGLVILGVGVGIIGGFFGMGGAWMVTPGLNILGFPMAFAIGTDIAHMAGKSLIATLRHGKFGNVDYKLGFIMIVGTVGGFEVGAQMVMWLERIGSVEKVVRYIYLVLLFLIAWMVFHDVNKRLQKEKAARAAGQEVDKLATGIEWHKTLHKIKIPPMVHLQAAGITCSAWLPIGVSFLTGWLAGILGIGGGLIRMPALIYLVGCPTHVAVGTDLFEVMISGLYGAASYTFKGRTELVAAIVMLCGASIGAQVGTVATKYIKGYGIRVAFGLAVVGCAVSIAMKMLGSAYKELYKAMDVASTVLILGLVFGMSAYIFVKMIQGAKQELANKKAA; from the coding sequence ATGGAATGGCTCTATATCCTGATGCCCATTGCGGGCGTGAAAATCTTCTGGCCCGGCCTGGTCATCCTGGGCGTGGGCGTCGGCATCATCGGCGGCTTCTTCGGCATGGGCGGCGCGTGGATGGTCACGCCCGGCCTGAACATCCTGGGCTTCCCCATGGCCTTCGCCATCGGCACGGACATCGCCCACATGGCGGGCAAGTCCCTCATCGCCACCCTGCGCCACGGCAAGTTCGGCAACGTGGACTACAAGCTGGGCTTCATCATGATCGTGGGCACGGTGGGCGGCTTCGAGGTCGGCGCGCAAATGGTCATGTGGCTTGAACGCATCGGCAGCGTGGAAAAGGTCGTGCGCTACATTTATCTGGTGCTGCTGTTCCTCATCGCCTGGATGGTCTTCCACGACGTCAACAAGCGCCTGCAGAAGGAAAAGGCCGCCAGGGCCGCCGGGCAGGAAGTGGACAAGCTGGCCACCGGCATCGAGTGGCACAAGACCCTGCACAAGATCAAGATTCCCCCCATGGTGCACCTGCAGGCCGCAGGCATCACCTGTTCCGCCTGGCTGCCCATCGGCGTGAGCTTCCTCACCGGTTGGCTGGCCGGCATCCTGGGCATCGGCGGCGGCCTCATCCGCATGCCCGCCCTGATCTACCTGGTGGGCTGTCCCACCCACGTGGCCGTGGGCACCGACCTGTTCGAGGTCATGATTTCCGGCTTATACGGCGCGGCTTCCTACACCTTCAAGGGCCGCACCGAGCTGGTGGCCGCCATCGTCATGCTCTGCGGAGCGTCCATCGGCGCCCAGGTCGGCACCGTGGCTACCAAGTACATCAAGGGCTACGGCATCCGCGTGGCCTTCGGCCTGGCCGTCGTCGGCTGCGCCGTGTCCATCGCCATGAAGATGCTCGGCTCCGCCTACAAGGAACTCTACAAGGCCATGGACGTAGCCTCAACGGTGCTCATCCTGGGTCTGGTGTTCGGCATGAGCGCCTACATCTTCGTGAAGATGATCCAGGGAGCCAAGCAGGAACTGGCCAACAAGAAGGCCGCTTAA
- a CDS encoding DVU0150 family protein, translated as MKRIKQLFISLFLALTVPGLALAAGGGGAPIVLVADTRKLDGIMGWWASLYNESHLYFTLLTVALIPTIGMIFGVLADIIMHWIGLDLKNRDLAEH; from the coding sequence ATGAAAAGGATCAAGCAACTGTTCATCTCCCTGTTCCTGGCCCTGACCGTCCCGGGCCTGGCCCTGGCGGCGGGCGGCGGCGGCGCGCCCATCGTCCTGGTGGCGGACACCCGCAAGCTCGACGGCATCATGGGTTGGTGGGCCAGCCTCTACAACGAGAGCCACCTGTACTTCACGCTCCTGACAGTGGCCCTGATTCCGACCATCGGCATGATCTTCGGCGTCCTGGCGGACATCATCATGCACTGGATCGGGCTGGACCTGAAGAACCGCGACCTCGCTGAACACTAA